Proteins from one Gallus gallus isolate bGalGal1 chromosome 15, bGalGal1.mat.broiler.GRCg7b, whole genome shotgun sequence genomic window:
- the TBX3 gene encoding T-box transcription factor TBX3 isoform X2: MFPPFKVRCTGLDKKAKYILLMDIVAADDCRYKFHNSRWMVAGKADPEMPKRMYIHPDSPATGEQWMSKVVTFHKLKLTNNISDKHGFTILNSMHKYQPRFHIVRANDILKLPYSTFRTYVFPETEFIAVTAYQNDKITQLKIDNNPFAKGFRDTGNGRREKRKQLTLQSMRVYDERQKKENPTSDESSNEQTAFKCFAQSSCPAVPAVGTSSLKDLCPSEGDSDADSKDDPLLEASESGKISTTTATTPAPASSGAAASDDPRDKGGSPSKSHFFPSDSATSRSRERTEKAPPDSRHSPATISSSSRGGGLSGEELKSPLRDGPKVDENRLLGKEPFAPLTVQTDSTAHLSQGHLQNLGFPPALAGQQFFNPLGSGHPLLLHPGQFAMGGAFSGMAAGMGPLLATVSGASAGGSGLDSTVMATAAAQGLSGASTAALPFHLQQHVLASQGLAMSPFGSLFPYPYTYMAAAAAASSAASNSVHRHPFLNAVRPRLRYSPYPLPVPLPDGSSLLTTAMPGALAATSGETKGSALASSPGAVPLDSASDLTSRSSTLSSGSVSLSPKLGADKEAATSELQNIQRLVSGLDPKQDRSRSGSP; this comes from the exons ATGTTTCCTCCGTTTAAAGTGAGATGCACTGGACTGGATAAAAAGGCCAAGTACATTTTATTGATGGATATTGTGGCGGCTGACGACTGTAGGTACAAATTCCATAATTCCCGGTGGATGGTAGCCGGCAAAGCTGACCCTGAAATGCCAAAGAGAATGTACATCCACCCGGACAGCCCGGCCACCGGAGAACAATGGATGTCCAAAGTCGTCACCTTTCACAAGCTGAAGCTCACTAACAACATCTCCGACAAGCACGGATTT ACCATTTTAAACTCCATGCACAAGTACCAGCCCCGCTTCCACATCGTCCGAGCGAACGATATTCTCAAGCTTCCCTACAGCACGTTCCGGACCTACGTGTTCCCGGAGACTGAATTCATCGCAGTGACCGCATACCAGAATGATAAG ATCACTCAATTAAAAATTGACAACAACCCCTTTGCCAAAGGTTTTCGCGACACTGGGaatggaaggagggaaaaaag GAAGCAGCTGACCCTGCAATCCATGCGGGTGTACGACgagaggcagaagaaagaaaaccccaCTTCGGACGAATCGTCCAACGAGCAGACAGCCTTCAAGTGCTTCGCGCAGTCCTCCTGCCCCGCCGTGCCCGCCGTCGGCACCTCCAGCCTCAAAG ATCTCTGTCCCAGCGAGGGTGACAGCGATGCCGACAGCAAAGACGACCCTTTGCTAGAAGCCAGCGAGTCGGGCAAAATCAGCACGACCACGGCCACCACCCCCGCGCCAGCCAGCTCCGGGGCGGCCGCGAGTGACGACCCTCGGGACAAAGGGGGCAGCCCTTCCAAAAGCCACTTCTTCCCCAGCGACTCGGCGACGAGCCGGAGCCGGGAGAGGACGGAAAAGGCCCCCCCGGACTCCAGGCACAGCCCGGCCAccatctcctccagcagccgGGGGGGAGGCTTGAGCGGCGAGGAACTGAAAAGCCCCCTCCGGGACGGCCCTAAAGTAGACGAGAACCGGCTGCTGGGCAAAGAGCCCTTCGCCCCCCTCACGGTCCAGACCGACAGCACGGCGCACCTGAGCCAGGGACATTTGCAGAACCTGGGGTTCCCCCCCGCCCTGGCCGGCCAGCAGTTCTTCAACCCGCTGGGGAGCGGGCATCCGCTGCTGCTGCACCCCGGGCAGTTCGCTATGGGGGGGGCTTTCTCCGGCATGGCCGCGGGCATGGGTCCGCTGCTCGCCACGGTGTCGGGGGCTTCCGCCGGCGGCTCGGGACTGGACAGCACGGTGATGGCCACGGCGGCGGCCCAGGGACTCTCGGGGGCATCCACAGCCGCTCTGCCCttccacctgcagcagcacgTCCTGGCCTCTCAG GGCTTGGCCATGTCCCCCTTCGGCAGCCTCTTCCCCTACCCCTACACCtacatggcggcggcggcggcggcttcCAGCGCGGCCTCCAATTCTGTGCACCGGCATCCCTTCCTCAACGCCGTGCGGCCCCGGCTCCGCTACAGCCCCTACCCGTTGCCCGTGCCCCTGCCCGACGGCAGCAGCCTCCTCACCACCGCAATGCCCGGGGCCCTGGCCGCGACCTCCGGAGAGACCAAAGGCAGCGCTCTGGCCTCCAGTCCCGGCGCCGTGCCCCTGGACTCCGCCTCGGACCTCACCAGTCGCTCGTCCACGCTCTCCTCCGGCTCCGTATCCCTGTCCCCAAAGCTGGGAGCCGACAAGGAGGCGGCCACCAGCGAACTGCAGAACATCCAGCGCCTGGTCAGCGGCCTCGACCCCAAGCAGGACAGATCTCGCAGTGGCTCCCCGTAG
- the TBX3 gene encoding T-box transcription factor TBX3 isoform X1, translating to MNIPMRDPVIPGTSMAYHPFLPHRAPDFAMSAVLGHQPPFFPALALPPNGAAALSLPGALAKPIMDQLVGAAETAIPFSSLGHQAAAHLRPLKTLEPEEEVEDDPKVHLEAKELWEQFHKRGTEMVITKSGRRMFPPFKVRCTGLDKKAKYILLMDIVAADDCRYKFHNSRWMVAGKADPEMPKRMYIHPDSPATGEQWMSKVVTFHKLKLTNNISDKHGFTILNSMHKYQPRFHIVRANDILKLPYSTFRTYVFPETEFIAVTAYQNDKITQLKIDNNPFAKGFRDTGNGRREKRKQLTLQSMRVYDERQKKENPTSDESSNEQTAFKCFAQSSCPAVPAVGTSSLKDLCPSEGDSDADSKDDPLLEASESGKISTTTATTPAPASSGAAASDDPRDKGGSPSKSHFFPSDSATSRSRERTEKAPPDSRHSPATISSSSRGGGLSGEELKSPLRDGPKVDENRLLGKEPFAPLTVQTDSTAHLSQGHLQNLGFPPALAGQQFFNPLGSGHPLLLHPGQFAMGGAFSGMAAGMGPLLATVSGASAGGSGLDSTVMATAAAQGLSGASTAALPFHLQQHVLASQGLAMSPFGSLFPYPYTYMAAAAAASSAASNSVHRHPFLNAVRPRLRYSPYPLPVPLPDGSSLLTTAMPGALAATSGETKGSALASSPGAVPLDSASDLTSRSSTLSSGSVSLSPKLGADKEAATSELQNIQRLVSGLDPKQDRSRSGSP from the exons ATGAATATACCGATGAGAGATCCAGTGATCCCTGGGACAAGCATGGCTTATCATCCTTTTTTACCTCACCGGGCACCGGACTTTGCCATGAGTGCCGTGCTGGGACATCAGCCCCCCTTCTTCCCGGCCCTGGCTTTGCCCCCCAATGGGGCGGCCGCCCTCTCCCTCCCCGGCGCCCTGGCTAAGCCCATTATGGATCAGCTAGTGGGGGCTGCAGAGACTGCTAtccccttttcttccctggGCCACCAGGCAGCAGCCCATCTGAGGCCTTTAAAAACTCTGGAGCCAGAGGAAGAAGTGGAAGACGACCCGAAAGTGCACCTGGAAGCCAAAGAGCTTTGGGAACAATTCCATAAAAGAGGCACGGAGATGGTGATCACCAAATCGGGAAG GAGAATGTTTCCTCCGTTTAAAGTGAGATGCACTGGACTGGATAAAAAGGCCAAGTACATTTTATTGATGGATATTGTGGCGGCTGACGACTGTAGGTACAAATTCCATAATTCCCGGTGGATGGTAGCCGGCAAAGCTGACCCTGAAATGCCAAAGAGAATGTACATCCACCCGGACAGCCCGGCCACCGGAGAACAATGGATGTCCAAAGTCGTCACCTTTCACAAGCTGAAGCTCACTAACAACATCTCCGACAAGCACGGATTT ACCATTTTAAACTCCATGCACAAGTACCAGCCCCGCTTCCACATCGTCCGAGCGAACGATATTCTCAAGCTTCCCTACAGCACGTTCCGGACCTACGTGTTCCCGGAGACTGAATTCATCGCAGTGACCGCATACCAGAATGATAAG ATCACTCAATTAAAAATTGACAACAACCCCTTTGCCAAAGGTTTTCGCGACACTGGGaatggaaggagggaaaaaag GAAGCAGCTGACCCTGCAATCCATGCGGGTGTACGACgagaggcagaagaaagaaaaccccaCTTCGGACGAATCGTCCAACGAGCAGACAGCCTTCAAGTGCTTCGCGCAGTCCTCCTGCCCCGCCGTGCCCGCCGTCGGCACCTCCAGCCTCAAAG ATCTCTGTCCCAGCGAGGGTGACAGCGATGCCGACAGCAAAGACGACCCTTTGCTAGAAGCCAGCGAGTCGGGCAAAATCAGCACGACCACGGCCACCACCCCCGCGCCAGCCAGCTCCGGGGCGGCCGCGAGTGACGACCCTCGGGACAAAGGGGGCAGCCCTTCCAAAAGCCACTTCTTCCCCAGCGACTCGGCGACGAGCCGGAGCCGGGAGAGGACGGAAAAGGCCCCCCCGGACTCCAGGCACAGCCCGGCCAccatctcctccagcagccgGGGGGGAGGCTTGAGCGGCGAGGAACTGAAAAGCCCCCTCCGGGACGGCCCTAAAGTAGACGAGAACCGGCTGCTGGGCAAAGAGCCCTTCGCCCCCCTCACGGTCCAGACCGACAGCACGGCGCACCTGAGCCAGGGACATTTGCAGAACCTGGGGTTCCCCCCCGCCCTGGCCGGCCAGCAGTTCTTCAACCCGCTGGGGAGCGGGCATCCGCTGCTGCTGCACCCCGGGCAGTTCGCTATGGGGGGGGCTTTCTCCGGCATGGCCGCGGGCATGGGTCCGCTGCTCGCCACGGTGTCGGGGGCTTCCGCCGGCGGCTCGGGACTGGACAGCACGGTGATGGCCACGGCGGCGGCCCAGGGACTCTCGGGGGCATCCACAGCCGCTCTGCCCttccacctgcagcagcacgTCCTGGCCTCTCAG GGCTTGGCCATGTCCCCCTTCGGCAGCCTCTTCCCCTACCCCTACACCtacatggcggcggcggcggcggcttcCAGCGCGGCCTCCAATTCTGTGCACCGGCATCCCTTCCTCAACGCCGTGCGGCCCCGGCTCCGCTACAGCCCCTACCCGTTGCCCGTGCCCCTGCCCGACGGCAGCAGCCTCCTCACCACCGCAATGCCCGGGGCCCTGGCCGCGACCTCCGGAGAGACCAAAGGCAGCGCTCTGGCCTCCAGTCCCGGCGCCGTGCCCCTGGACTCCGCCTCGGACCTCACCAGTCGCTCGTCCACGCTCTCCTCCGGCTCCGTATCCCTGTCCCCAAAGCTGGGAGCCGACAAGGAGGCGGCCACCAGCGAACTGCAGAACATCCAGCGCCTGGTCAGCGGCCTCGACCCCAAGCAGGACAGATCTCGCAGTGGCTCCCCGTAG